In Thiovibrio frasassiensis, one DNA window encodes the following:
- a CDS encoding ATP-binding cassette domain-containing protein, giving the protein MATITLKDIGLSFGGLPLLNGIDLQIEPGERLCLVGRNGEGKSSLMKILAGEIEPDRGEITRQKGLRVARLTQEVPATLTGTVYEVVAAGLGEIFALLARYHAVSHLLQTDHSEAVLAELEQAQHALDAANGWQAQQQVDTVLSRLQLPPDQEFTSLSGGLKRRVLLARALVSEPDLLLLDEPTNHLDIEAINWLEEFLLGFSSTLLFVTHDRMLLQKIATRIVELDRGRLTSWPGNFATYLQRKQDALDAEASQSHKFDKKLAQEEAWIRQGIKARRTRNEGRVRALIDLRNERSARRTQSGKARIQMQDAERSGKLVASLKDVSFYYNTTPIIKGLTATIMRGDKVGIIGPNGAGKSTLLKLLLGQLTPAEGTITLGTRIESCYFDQNREQLDPDKTVADNVTDGGDTVLVNGQPRHIISYLQDFLFAPDRTRSPVHVLSGGEKNRLLLAKLFTQPFNVLVMDEPTNDLDVETLELLEELLLDYKGTLLLVSHDRAFLNNVVTSTLVFEGEGRVEEYAGGYDDWLLQRPQPPSPAAKAEKSSKKEPPQKGPARKLSYKEERELEGLPQQLEAMEAELEELHRQLADPALYQKDSGAIAKIQKRLGEIEQKLKEAYARWEALEAVKTGAA; this is encoded by the coding sequence ATGGCCACTATTACCCTGAAAGATATCGGCTTAAGCTTTGGCGGCTTGCCTCTGCTCAACGGCATCGACCTGCAGATCGAACCCGGCGAGCGCCTCTGCCTGGTGGGCCGCAACGGCGAAGGCAAATCCTCGCTCATGAAGATCCTGGCTGGAGAGATCGAGCCGGACCGGGGGGAGATCACCCGTCAGAAAGGGCTGCGCGTGGCGCGGCTCACCCAGGAAGTTCCAGCCACCCTGACCGGCACCGTCTACGAGGTGGTGGCTGCGGGCTTGGGCGAGATTTTCGCCTTGCTCGCCCGCTACCACGCAGTGAGCCATCTCCTCCAGACCGATCACTCCGAGGCGGTCCTTGCCGAACTGGAACAGGCCCAGCATGCCCTGGATGCCGCAAACGGTTGGCAGGCGCAGCAGCAAGTGGACACGGTCCTTTCCCGCCTCCAGCTCCCGCCGGACCAGGAGTTCACCTCCCTTTCCGGCGGGCTTAAACGGAGGGTCCTGCTGGCCCGCGCCCTGGTCAGCGAACCGGACCTGCTCCTTCTGGACGAGCCCACCAACCATCTGGACATCGAGGCCATCAACTGGCTGGAAGAGTTCCTCCTTGGTTTTTCCTCCACCCTGCTCTTTGTCACCCATGACCGGATGCTGCTCCAGAAGATCGCCACCCGCATCGTGGAACTGGACCGGGGACGGCTGACCAGCTGGCCCGGCAACTTTGCCACCTATCTCCAGCGCAAGCAGGACGCCCTGGATGCCGAAGCGAGCCAGAGCCATAAGTTCGACAAGAAACTGGCCCAGGAAGAAGCCTGGATCCGCCAGGGGATCAAGGCGCGCCGCACCCGCAACGAAGGGAGGGTCCGGGCCCTGATCGACCTGCGCAATGAACGCTCCGCCCGGAGAACCCAGTCCGGCAAGGCCCGCATCCAGATGCAGGATGCCGAACGCTCCGGCAAGCTGGTGGCCTCGCTCAAGGATGTCTCGTTTTATTACAACACCACCCCGATCATCAAGGGATTGACCGCCACCATCATGCGCGGCGACAAGGTGGGGATCATCGGCCCCAACGGGGCGGGCAAGTCCACCCTGCTCAAGCTCCTGCTCGGCCAGCTCACCCCGGCGGAAGGAACCATTACCCTGGGAACCCGCATCGAATCGTGCTATTTCGACCAGAATCGGGAACAGCTCGACCCGGATAAAACCGTGGCCGACAACGTGACCGACGGCGGAGACACCGTGCTGGTCAACGGACAGCCCCGCCACATCATCAGCTATCTCCAGGATTTCCTCTTTGCCCCGGACCGGACCCGGTCGCCGGTGCACGTTCTTTCCGGCGGAGAAAAAAACCGCCTTCTATTGGCAAAGTTGTTCACCCAGCCTTTCAATGTTCTGGTGATGGACGAACCCACCAACGACCTGGACGTGGAAACCCTGGAACTCCTCGAAGAGCTGCTTCTGGACTACAAGGGAACCCTGCTGCTGGTCAGCCATGACCGGGCCTTTCTAAACAATGTGGTCACCTCCACCCTGGTTTTTGAGGGCGAAGGCAGGGTGGAAGAATACGCCGGAGGCTACGACGACTGGCTTTTGCAGCGGCCCCAACCCCCCTCACCGGCCGCCAAAGCAGAAAAAAGCAGCAAAAAAGAACCACCCCAAAAGGGTCCTGCCCGAAAACTCTCTTACAAGGAAGAGCGGGAACTTGAAGGGCTGCCCCAACAGCTTGAGGCCATGGAAGCGGAACTGGAAGAGCTGCACCGTCAGTTGGCTGATCCGGCCCTCTACCAGAAAGATTCCGGTGCTATTGCCAAGATACAAAAACGGTTGGGAGAAATTGAGCAGAAGCTGAAAGAGGCCTATGCCAGATGGGAAGCGCTTGAGGCGGTCAAGACCGGCGCGGCGTAA
- a CDS encoding dihydrofolate reductase has translation MKIILIAAMAKNRVIGRGNTIPWHIPGEQQRFKSMTMGHTLIMGRKTFDSIGRPLPGRKTIIITRNRDYQAAGCLVAESLRAATQLCADEETLFIAGGGQIYREALDLADEIYLTVLDREVEGEILFPEFDPTQFRKISEERVADTEPYTFAIFSRC, from the coding sequence ATGAAGATCATCCTCATCGCCGCCATGGCCAAGAACCGGGTGATCGGCCGGGGCAACACCATCCCCTGGCACATCCCCGGCGAACAGCAACGCTTCAAGTCCATGACCATGGGACACACCCTGATCATGGGACGCAAAACCTTCGATTCCATCGGCCGCCCCCTGCCCGGCCGGAAAACCATCATCATCACCCGCAATCGAGACTACCAGGCCGCAGGCTGTCTGGTGGCGGAAAGCCTGAGGGCGGCCACTCAGCTCTGCGCCGACGAGGAAACGCTCTTCATTGCCGGAGGCGGCCAGATCTACCGAGAGGCCTTGGACCTGGCCGACGAAATCTACCTCACCGTGCTCGATCGGGAGGTGGAGGGCGAGATCCTCTTTCCCGAGTTTGACCCCACGCAGTTCCGCAAGATCTCGGAAGAACGGGTGGCCGATACGGAGCCATACACCTTCGCTATTTTTTCCCGGTGCTGA
- the rhlB gene encoding ATP-dependent RNA helicase RhlB — translation MVRKIINRFRDKLKKIITGREKGSELAPAPQAQLLTEESQRTSRPRRGKKKEPKPPHIPENIRPQASLPEGDPTPPWDASQFLVPKIEGKTRFHDLDLPSEIMHAISDLGFSYCTPIQAQTLPHTLTGKDASGKAQTGTGKTAAFLTTIFTRLLRTTPPGKRRNGSPRALILAPTRELVLQIVEDARELTQYCNVVTVAVLGGMDYQKQQRQITGQQVDIVVATPGRLLDFKRQQYVHLDQVEILVIDEADRMLDMGFIPDVRQIVHSTPNKDKRQTLLFSATLTPQVISLASQWTKDPVTVEIEPEQVVTDTVEQLVYLVSSREKFPLLYNIIIRQNLERVMIFCNRKDETRHLAEKLGRYDIQCAILSGDIPQHTRTKTLENFRAGKIRVLVATDVAGRGIHVDGVSHVINYTLPHDPEDYVHRIGRTGRAGALGTSVSFADESDSFQLPDIEEFIGAKLPCIQPDPDWLSTPPPSRPAPKRESSSAPRSRPGGSRPSAGRPSSAGRRVSSSRQSPPRAKSS, via the coding sequence TTGGTAAGAAAAATCATCAACCGCTTCCGTGACAAACTCAAAAAAATCATCACCGGCCGGGAAAAAGGCAGCGAACTCGCCCCCGCCCCGCAGGCACAGCTCCTGACCGAGGAAAGCCAACGGACCTCCCGGCCACGTCGTGGCAAAAAAAAGGAACCCAAGCCGCCCCATATCCCGGAGAATATTCGCCCGCAAGCCTCGCTCCCCGAGGGCGACCCGACCCCGCCCTGGGATGCTTCGCAGTTCCTGGTTCCCAAGATTGAGGGTAAAACGCGTTTCCACGACCTTGACCTGCCCAGCGAGATCATGCATGCCATCTCCGACCTGGGCTTTTCCTATTGCACCCCCATCCAGGCCCAAACCCTGCCCCACACCCTGACCGGCAAGGATGCCAGCGGCAAGGCCCAGACCGGCACCGGCAAGACGGCCGCCTTCCTGACCACCATCTTCACCCGATTGCTGCGGACCACTCCCCCCGGAAAGAGGCGCAACGGCTCGCCCCGCGCCCTGATCCTGGCCCCGACCCGCGAACTGGTCCTCCAGATTGTCGAGGATGCCCGGGAACTGACCCAGTACTGTAACGTCGTCACCGTTGCGGTACTCGGCGGCATGGATTACCAGAAACAGCAGCGCCAGATCACCGGCCAGCAGGTGGACATCGTCGTGGCCACCCCGGGCCGACTGCTTGATTTTAAGCGCCAGCAGTACGTCCACCTGGATCAGGTGGAGATCCTGGTCATCGACGAGGCGGACCGCATGCTGGACATGGGCTTTATCCCCGATGTCCGCCAGATCGTCCACTCCACCCCCAACAAAGACAAGCGCCAGACCCTGCTCTTTTCCGCCACCCTAACCCCCCAGGTCATCAGTCTCGCCTCGCAGTGGACCAAGGACCCGGTCACGGTGGAGATCGAACCCGAACAGGTGGTGACCGATACCGTGGAACAGCTGGTTTACCTGGTCAGCAGCCGGGAAAAATTCCCCCTGCTCTACAACATCATCATCCGCCAGAACCTTGAGCGGGTGATGATCTTCTGCAACCGTAAGGACGAAACCCGCCATCTCGCCGAAAAGCTGGGCCGCTACGACATCCAGTGCGCCATCCTCTCAGGCGACATCCCCCAGCACACCCGGACCAAAACCCTGGAAAACTTTCGCGCCGGCAAGATCCGGGTGCTGGTGGCCACCGATGTGGCCGGGCGGGGCATCCATGTGGATGGGGTGAGCCATGTCATCAACTACACCCTGCCCCATGACCCCGAAGATTATGTGCATCGCATCGGGAGAACGGGCCGGGCCGGTGCCTTGGGCACCTCGGTGAGCTTTGCCGACGAGTCCGATTCCTTCCAGCTCCCCGACATCGAAGAATTCATCGGGGCCAAGCTGCCCTGTATCCAACCCGATCCGGATTGGCTCTCAACCCCGCCCCCTTCCAGACCCGCGCCCAAAAGAGAGTCCTCCTCCGCGCCCCGCAGTCGGCCCGGCGGCAGTCGCCCCAGTGCCGGCAGGCCCAGTTCTGCGGGAAGGAGGGTCTCTTCGAGCCGACAGAGCCCGCCGAGAGCAAAGAGTTCTTAA
- the nspC gene encoding carboxynorspermidine decarboxylase, with the protein MSHKVINIGCDVSGVPTPSYVCDRASLARNLTILDRVQQRTGCRILLALKGFAMFSLFGQIREVLHGASASSLSEARLAREEFGKEVHVYAPAYGDEEFAEILGCADHLVFNSFRQWSHFRERVGGAGKKVSCGIRVNPQYSEVDVDLYNPCGRFSRLGVVRDQFRPELLGGIEGLHFHALCEQGADALEHTVAAFEEKFGEFLSKMQWVNFGGGHHITREGYDLDRLCGTISRIQEQYGVQVYLEPGEAIGLNIGVLVTRVMDIVENEMHTAILDTSATAHMPDVLEMPYRPVLFGAGEPGEFAHTYRLGGLSCLAGDVVGDYSFPEPLQIGQRLVFGDMAHYTMVKTTTFNGVRLPSIVVCDSRTGESEVVRSFGYEDYKSRLS; encoded by the coding sequence ATGAGCCACAAGGTAATCAATATCGGCTGTGACGTAAGCGGGGTTCCCACCCCGAGCTATGTCTGCGACCGGGCCAGTCTGGCCCGCAACCTGACCATCCTCGACCGGGTGCAGCAGCGCACCGGCTGCCGCATCCTCCTGGCTCTCAAGGGTTTTGCCATGTTCAGCCTCTTCGGCCAGATCCGCGAGGTGCTGCACGGCGCTTCGGCCAGCTCTCTGTCGGAAGCGCGTTTGGCCCGTGAGGAGTTCGGCAAGGAGGTGCATGTCTATGCCCCGGCGTACGGGGATGAGGAGTTTGCCGAGATCCTCGGTTGCGCCGATCATCTGGTTTTTAATTCCTTCCGCCAGTGGAGTCATTTCCGGGAGCGGGTGGGAGGAGCGGGCAAGAAGGTTTCTTGCGGTATTCGGGTCAACCCGCAGTATTCCGAGGTGGATGTGGATCTCTACAACCCCTGCGGCCGCTTCTCCCGTCTGGGTGTGGTCCGCGACCAGTTCCGCCCCGAGTTGCTGGGGGGGATCGAGGGGCTGCATTTTCATGCCCTCTGCGAGCAGGGGGCCGATGCCCTGGAGCACACGGTTGCGGCCTTTGAGGAAAAATTCGGCGAATTTCTGAGCAAGATGCAGTGGGTCAATTTCGGGGGCGGGCACCATATCACCCGGGAGGGGTATGACCTCGACCGTCTCTGTGGTACCATCAGCCGGATTCAAGAACAATACGGAGTCCAGGTCTATCTGGAGCCGGGCGAGGCCATCGGCCTCAACATCGGGGTGCTGGTGACCCGGGTGATGGATATCGTGGAAAACGAGATGCATACCGCCATCCTCGACACCTCGGCCACGGCCCACATGCCCGATGTTTTGGAGATGCCCTATCGGCCGGTGCTTTTCGGCGCAGGCGAGCCCGGCGAGTTTGCCCACACCTATCGCTTGGGCGGGTTGTCCTGCCTGGCCGGTGATGTGGTGGGTGACTATTCCTTCCCCGAGCCGCTGCAGATCGGGCAGCGGCTGGTCTTCGGCGACATGGCCCATTACACCATGGTCAAGACCACCACCTTCAACGGGGTGCGGTTGCCCAGCATCGTGGTCTGTGACTCGCGCACCGGCGAAAGCGAGGTGGTGCGTTCCTTCGGCTATGAGGATTATAAGTCCCGGCTTTCCTAG
- a CDS encoding WbuC family cupin fold metalloprotein encodes MKRIDAALYEGLRAEAQRAPRRRVHHCLHESQDDPVQRLVVDMEPGTYIRPHRHGQSPKWELFFCLVGRAAVLLFDDAGLLTEKLALAATGPCYGVEIPAGIWHTLIIEERGTLLVEIKPGPYAVLPEEDFAPWAPAEGEPGAAGFEAALQVLPVGKAVLSNIGRNQ; translated from the coding sequence ATGAAGCGCATTGATGCCGCCCTGTATGAAGGGCTGCGGGCAGAGGCCCAAAGAGCCCCCCGGCGGAGGGTGCACCACTGTCTGCATGAGAGCCAGGATGATCCGGTCCAGCGGCTTGTCGTTGACATGGAACCCGGAACCTATATCCGGCCCCACCGCCACGGGCAGTCACCGAAATGGGAACTGTTTTTCTGTCTGGTTGGTCGTGCTGCGGTGTTGTTGTTTGATGATGCGGGTCTTCTCACGGAAAAACTCGCACTTGCCGCAACCGGGCCGTGTTATGGGGTGGAGATTCCGGCCGGGATCTGGCACACCCTGATCATCGAAGAGCGGGGCACCTTGCTGGTGGAGATCAAGCCCGGCCCATATGCGGTGCTGCCCGAGGAGGATTTCGCTCCCTGGGCTCCGGCGGAGGGCGAGCCCGGAGCGGCAGGATTCGAGGCGGCCCTGCAGGTGTTGCCCGTGGGTAAGGCGGTGCTTTCTAATATTGGACGAAATCAATGA
- a CDS encoding saccharopine dehydrogenase family protein: MSKVLIIGAGGVGSVVVHKCAQVPEVFTEICLASRTLARCENIRKSVKERTGRDIEIAQVDADNVPETVALIRRVKPKLVVNVALPYQDLHIMDACLETGVDYLDTANYEPPDEAKFCYKWQWDYQARFKEKGLMALLGSGFDPGVTNVYCAHAAKHHFDEIHYVDILDANAGDHGHPFATNFNPEINIREVTAKGKYWENGEWVETAPLSIKQSYDFPVLGPKNAYLMYHEELESLAKNIKGLKRIRFWMTFSDNYLKHLEVLQNVGMTGIEPIMFEGREIVPLQFLKALLPDPASLGSRTKGKTCIGCEVEGIKNGKPRKMFIYNVCDHEECYREVGSQAISYTTGVPAMIGAMMMLTGKWRGTGVFNMEDLDPDPFMEKLNIHGLPWLEKILV; this comes from the coding sequence ATGAGCAAGGTATTGATAATCGGGGCCGGAGGGGTCGGCAGTGTTGTGGTCCATAAATGCGCGCAGGTTCCGGAGGTTTTTACGGAGATCTGTCTTGCCAGCCGGACCCTGGCCCGGTGCGAAAACATCCGGAAATCCGTCAAGGAACGGACCGGTCGTGACATCGAGATCGCCCAGGTCGATGCCGACAATGTCCCCGAGACCGTGGCTCTGATCCGGCGGGTTAAGCCGAAGCTGGTGGTCAACGTGGCCCTGCCTTACCAGGATCTGCACATCATGGATGCCTGTCTGGAAACCGGGGTTGATTATCTGGATACCGCCAACTACGAGCCGCCGGATGAGGCGAAGTTCTGTTATAAATGGCAGTGGGATTATCAGGCCCGCTTCAAGGAAAAGGGGCTCATGGCCCTGTTGGGCAGCGGCTTTGACCCAGGGGTCACCAATGTCTACTGCGCCCATGCGGCCAAGCACCATTTCGACGAGATCCATTATGTGGACATCCTTGATGCCAATGCCGGCGACCACGGCCACCCCTTTGCCACCAATTTCAACCCCGAGATCAATATCCGGGAGGTCACGGCCAAGGGCAAATATTGGGAGAACGGAGAGTGGGTCGAGACCGCGCCGCTTTCCATCAAGCAGAGCTACGATTTTCCGGTGCTCGGCCCCAAGAACGCCTATCTCATGTACCACGAGGAGCTGGAATCCCTGGCGAAGAATATCAAGGGGCTCAAGCGCATCCGTTTTTGGATGACCTTTTCCGACAACTATCTCAAGCATCTTGAGGTCTTGCAGAATGTGGGCATGACCGGGATCGAGCCGATCATGTTCGAGGGGCGCGAGATCGTGCCCTTGCAGTTCCTCAAGGCGCTGCTGCCCGATCCCGCCTCCCTGGGGTCGCGGACCAAGGGGAAAACCTGTATCGGCTGCGAGGTGGAAGGGATCAAGAACGGCAAGCCCAGGAAGATGTTCATCTATAATGTCTGCGACCATGAGGAATGTTACCGCGAGGTGGGATCCCAGGCCATCTCCTACACCACCGGGGTGCCGGCGATGATCGGGGCGATGATGATGCTCACCGGCAAGTGGCGGGGGACCGGGGTTTTTAATATGGAGGATCTGGACCCGGATCCGTTCATGGAGAAACTCAATATCCACGGTCTGCCGTGGCTGGAAAAGATTCTGGTTTAG